A region from the Leucoraja erinacea ecotype New England chromosome 18, Leri_hhj_1, whole genome shotgun sequence genome encodes:
- the si:ch211-256a21.4 gene encoding uncharacterized protein si:ch211-256a21.4 gives MRGDELGYRLLLTISGTVGSVALIYSVCSRDWYAGRGLWYKDSITQPANQLSRAVETERVLGVIASMMAVIAICLCLLFSFCWDPYTYSESKMNPGRIRHPEKLLLTVLMPTALLYFISWCSYTSRYKEQIRSDITKLGSAYWAGICSCLTLLVILPIIHFTKECALSEPETNLKRSSEFQENI, from the exons ATGAGGGGCGACGAGCTGGGATACCGGTTGCTGCTGACCATCTCGGGAACAGTCGGCTCCGTCGCCTTGATCTACTCGGTTTGCAGCCGAGATTGGTACGCGGGGAGAGGGCTGTGGTACAAGGACAGCATCACGCAGCCGGCGAACCAGCTCAGCCGAG CTGTGGAAACAGAACGTGTGCTTGGTGTGATTGCGAGTATGATGGCCGTCATCGCCATCTGTCTCTGTTTGCTGTTTAGCTTTTGCTGGGATCCATACACTTACAGTGAATCCAAGATGAATCCTGGACGAATTCGCCATCCAGAAAAATTGTTACTTACAGTACTGATGCCAACTG CTCTATTGTATTTTATCTCATGGTGTTCATACACCAGTCGTTACAAGGAACAAATCAGGAGTGATATCACAAAACTTGGCTCTGCATATTGGGCGGGAATCTGTTCTTGTCTCACTTTGTTAGTTATCTTGCCAATTATACACTTCACGAAAGAGTGCGCACTTTCAGAACCAGAGACTAATCTGAAGAGGAGCTCAGAATTTCaagagaacatataa